A single region of the Clostridia bacterium genome encodes:
- a CDS encoding anti-sigma factor: MKCRDAQQLFSSFMDHAMSGKQMRTIGEHLRNCSECRTEFALLSNTQEMVARLGRKPAPANLALKLRVMISQEAAHARRNPIEVWLLRLENAFNAFMVPATAGMVSAIIIFGLLIGVLMPGQLSAANDVPTGLYTPPELAFSPFGMETGWVNTDSLVVEAFVDANGRVQDYRILSTPEVAKDITPELKNMMIFTVFKPATSFGQPTSGRAILSFAKINVKG; the protein is encoded by the coding sequence ATGAAGTGCAGAGACGCGCAACAGCTGTTCTCATCGTTCATGGACCATGCTATGAGCGGCAAACAGATGCGCACAATCGGAGAACATCTGCGCAACTGCTCAGAGTGCCGCACGGAATTCGCATTGCTCTCGAATACTCAGGAAATGGTTGCGCGGCTTGGCCGGAAGCCGGCACCCGCCAATCTGGCGCTGAAGCTGCGCGTCATGATTTCGCAGGAAGCTGCGCACGCACGGCGTAATCCGATTGAAGTCTGGCTGCTTCGGCTGGAAAATGCTTTCAATGCATTCATGGTTCCTGCGACGGCGGGAATGGTGAGCGCAATTATCATCTTTGGATTGCTTATCGGCGTGCTGATGCCGGGACAATTGTCGGCCGCGAACGACGTCCCGACCGGGCTGTACACGCCACCCGAACTCGCGTTCTCGCCGTTCGGCATGGAAACCGGTTGGGTGAATACCGATTCTTTGGTGGTGGAAGCGTTTGTAGATGCGAACGGCAGAGTGCAGGATTACCGCATCCTTTCGACTCCCGAAGTCGCCAAGGACATCACCCCCGAGTTGAAGAACATGATGATCTTCACGGTCTTCAAGCCTGCGACGAGTTTCGGGCAGCCGACGAGCGGCCGCGCTATCCTCTCCTTCGCTAAGATCAACGTGAAGGGCTAA
- a CDS encoding tetratricopeptide repeat protein, whose protein sequence is MKRVVLVALTMVMAASTALAQNKPAQGTAPTQQPAAGSQAQQPAGTQAQPKQPQAKTTEEFTAFQTANQSSDPAAAETSADEFAAKYPESELRSLLYQRTMSLYQQNNNADKVIEVGRKALSIDPNEPVTLISVANVLAERTRETDLDKNERLADATKFANRGLEMIENIQAPAGVTPEQLVNAKNELRSVALGTLGMVAYTNKDYAGAEAQFRKSIGAFSVQPDPTIHLRLTLSLDKQQKYAEALTAANKTLEIAPADSQVAQLAKQEKERLTKLVNAPAPKPAAAPTSPQPTTVPPK, encoded by the coding sequence ATGAAGCGAGTCGTACTGGTAGCACTAACAATGGTTATGGCGGCCTCAACGGCGCTGGCGCAGAACAAGCCCGCCCAAGGAACAGCCCCGACACAGCAACCGGCCGCAGGTTCTCAGGCCCAACAGCCCGCAGGAACTCAAGCGCAGCCGAAGCAGCCGCAGGCTAAGACGACGGAAGAGTTCACAGCTTTCCAGACGGCAAACCAATCGAGCGATCCAGCCGCGGCGGAAACGTCTGCCGATGAGTTCGCCGCCAAGTATCCGGAGAGCGAACTGCGCAGCCTGTTGTATCAGCGGACAATGTCGCTGTACCAGCAGAACAACAACGCCGACAAGGTCATCGAGGTTGGACGGAAAGCACTCTCAATCGATCCTAACGAACCGGTCACGCTGATTTCGGTCGCCAATGTTCTGGCTGAGCGCACGCGCGAAACCGATCTCGACAAGAATGAACGACTCGCTGACGCGACGAAATTTGCGAATCGCGGCCTTGAAATGATTGAGAATATCCAGGCGCCCGCGGGTGTCACTCCCGAGCAGCTTGTCAATGCGAAGAACGAACTTCGCTCGGTTGCCCTGGGTACCCTGGGAATGGTGGCGTACACGAACAAGGACTACGCCGGAGCAGAAGCGCAGTTCCGCAAATCGATCGGCGCTTTCTCTGTGCAGCCCGATCCGACGATCCATCTGCGCCTGACGCTCTCCCTCGACAAGCAGCAGAAGTACGCTGAGGCCTTGACGGCCGCGAACAAGACGTTAGAGATTGCGCCGGCGGATTCTCAGGTGGCACAGCTTGCGAAACAGGAGAAGGAACGCCTTACGAAGCTGGTGAACGCCCCCGCCCCGAAACCTGCTGCGGCTCCGACCTCGCCGCAGCCGACGACGGTGCCCCCGAAGTAA
- the rnc gene encoding ribonuclease III, which produces MIPSPLHILETSIGHQFMRRDLLERALTHSSHARESETPSSGGAVSERHGDNEQLEFLGDAVLGFVVSQELFGRFPDYNEGELSKMKAYLVSARHLVRAARRIELGKYLRLGRGEEKSGGRAKNALLVDALEALLAALFLDAGIDMAHSFIVREIVDPELHALEKHGEQVLAVTDDKSRLLEMTQALGRPQPSYVVVNEEGPEHRKTFTVEARIYPREGVEPEFIGRGEGSTKKKAEQGAAKQALRYLVVLDQGQRALQQDLQEEKTKAK; this is translated from the coding sequence ATGATCCCATCACCTCTGCATATTTTGGAAACGTCGATTGGTCACCAGTTCATGCGCCGTGATCTGCTTGAGAGAGCACTCACGCATAGTTCGCACGCGCGTGAGAGCGAGACGCCGTCTTCGGGCGGCGCTGTTTCCGAGCGACACGGCGACAACGAACAACTCGAATTCCTGGGCGATGCCGTGCTGGGCTTCGTTGTAAGCCAGGAACTGTTTGGCCGTTTTCCCGATTACAACGAAGGTGAACTTTCCAAGATGAAGGCTTACCTGGTGAGTGCCCGCCACCTGGTGCGCGCGGCTCGCAGGATCGAACTTGGCAAGTACCTTCGTTTGGGACGCGGAGAAGAAAAGTCGGGCGGAAGGGCGAAGAATGCCCTGCTGGTGGACGCGCTGGAGGCACTGCTTGCGGCCCTGTTCCTTGATGCCGGTATCGACATGGCGCACAGCTTCATAGTGCGTGAAATCGTAGACCCCGAGTTGCATGCTTTGGAAAAGCACGGAGAACAGGTGCTGGCCGTTACGGACGACAAATCACGGCTACTGGAGATGACCCAGGCGCTCGGGCGTCCCCAGCCGTCGTATGTTGTGGTCAATGAAGAAGGTCCTGAGCATAGAAAGACCTTCACGGTGGAAGCGCGCATTTATCCACGTGAAGGCGTAGAACCGGAGTTCATCGGCCGCGGCGAAGGCTCGACCAAGAAGAAGGCGGAACAGGGCGCGGCCAAACAGGCACTGCGCTATCTTGTAGTACTCGATCAAGGACAGCGAGCATTGCAGCAGGATTTGCAGGAAGAGAAGACCAAAGCGAAGTGA
- the lepB gene encoding signal peptidase I — translation MESTDEPQALVSQGSAGPAYAPATGAEPSESGWMGSLQSLAITVVIAVFVITFIVQAFQIPSESMEDTLLIGDYLLVDKAHFGPAGIWGGLLPYRDIGRGDIAVFRYPIHPSQHFVKRVIGVPGDRIRLVKKRVFVNGVELREPYVSYKTHSFDGYRDNFPTGEYLTASVEAHWYLQMRKLVEDGQLIVPEDSYFVLGDNRDESLDSRYWGFVPRENVIGRPLVIYWSVRSRDGDEDAAPDGSQDGKLARFGQALERVFHNMRWNRTFRLVR, via the coding sequence GTGGAAAGCACAGACGAGCCGCAGGCATTGGTTTCGCAAGGGAGCGCCGGACCGGCATACGCTCCGGCGACCGGCGCTGAACCGTCCGAGAGCGGCTGGATGGGTTCGCTGCAATCGCTTGCGATTACGGTTGTGATCGCCGTGTTCGTGATTACGTTCATCGTCCAGGCATTTCAGATTCCATCGGAATCGATGGAAGACACGCTGCTGATCGGCGACTATCTCCTGGTTGACAAGGCGCATTTTGGCCCCGCTGGCATCTGGGGTGGCCTACTGCCCTACCGCGACATCGGGCGCGGCGACATTGCGGTATTCCGTTATCCCATACACCCGTCACAGCACTTCGTGAAGCGCGTGATCGGCGTGCCTGGCGACCGCATCCGCCTTGTGAAGAAGCGCGTGTTCGTGAACGGCGTCGAACTCCGCGAACCGTACGTTAGCTACAAGACGCATAGCTTTGACGGCTATCGCGACAACTTCCCTACGGGCGAATATCTGACAGCGAGCGTTGAAGCGCACTGGTATCTACAGATGCGCAAGCTGGTGGAAGACGGCCAGCTCATCGTGCCCGAGGACTCCTACTTCGTTTTGGGCGACAATCGCGATGAGAGTCTCGACAGCCGGTACTGGGGTTTTGTGCCGCGCGAGAACGTAATTGGACGGCCTCTGGTCATCTATTGGTCGGTGCGCTCACGCGATGGTGACGAGGACGCTGCGCCCGATGGGTCGCAGGATGGTAAACTTGCTCGTTTCGGACAGGCACTCGAGCGCGTGTTCCACAATATGCGCTGGAACCGGACGTTCCGCCTCGTGCGGTGA
- the lepB gene encoding signal peptidase I, protein MRKEKQKQEKPKETTSEFIASMAVVLVIGLFIITFTLQAFEIPSSSMENTLLIGDHVFVDRMMLAPKTNWVGPMLPYRSVRRGDIVVFLSPSEPGLYVVKRVIGVPGDRLHLRDGIVYRNGEPQNEPYVIHDGSYNPYRDNFPSIPASEAGSLTPEWHLVLSSHIQNGELVVPEGGYFAMGDNRDVSYDSRYWGFIPRENVIGRPMFIYWSFETPAGQYLKQGIGERVAFLFKVVIHFFDQTRWSRMLRLVH, encoded by the coding sequence TTGCGAAAAGAAAAACAGAAGCAGGAAAAACCGAAAGAGACGACTTCGGAGTTCATAGCCTCCATGGCGGTCGTCCTCGTCATCGGTCTGTTCATAATCACATTCACACTGCAGGCATTCGAAATCCCATCCAGTTCGATGGAGAACACGCTGTTGATCGGCGACCACGTTTTCGTGGATCGGATGATGCTGGCGCCTAAGACGAACTGGGTTGGTCCCATGCTGCCTTACCGCAGCGTGCGGAGGGGAGACATCGTGGTATTCCTCTCCCCATCGGAACCTGGCCTTTACGTGGTAAAACGCGTTATCGGCGTACCTGGCGACCGCCTGCATCTGCGGGACGGCATTGTTTACCGGAATGGCGAACCGCAGAATGAGCCCTACGTCATTCACGACGGCAGCTATAACCCATACCGCGACAACTTCCCTTCCATTCCAGCTTCAGAGGCCGGATCGCTCACGCCGGAGTGGCACCTCGTACTCAGCTCGCATATTCAGAATGGCGAACTTGTGGTGCCTGAAGGCGGCTACTTCGCAATGGGCGACAACCGCGACGTGAGTTACGACAGCCGCTACTGGGGCTTTATCCCAAGGGAAAACGTGATTGGACGGCCGATGTTCATCTATTGGTCCTTCGAGACCCCAGCGGGTCAGTACCTGAAGCAAGGCATAGGTGAGCGCGTGGCGTTCCTGTTCAAGGTCGTAATCCACTTCTTCGACCAGACACGGTGGTCGCGAATGTTGCGGTTGGTGCACTGA
- a CDS encoding AsmA family protein, which translates to MSRPRGGHVALAIIVVILLGIFVPPFVNVNRYRVRIADALSGALGRPVTVEQISLRLLPQPGFDMQNVVVGDDPAFSAEPMLTAEEVTANLRISSLWRGRLEIARLSLKYPSLNLVFTPQGKLNLESLLWRASRTSAAPTTAKPQGRIRFPYIGVVGGRINIKFGLEKQVFALTDADFAIWSPWEDEWRMRLEAHPMRTDVAINDTGTLRAEGSFHRAELLANIPLNVRWSLERGQLGQITKLIYGRDRGWRGTVAISGTVTGVAGIPKLAFDADLQDFRRYDIVGGEPLRVRAQCSGDYQHGRKGEAGGYGSCRIPLGSGTVVLDTMLFRDHPAEFTLGARLVDVPADALAALAKHAKRDLPPDLTASGVVNGTFKVSRLATGASEFRGDGRASALVLKSSFLEKDLAIGNVDLVAITPSRNVKASAKAALVQPRLDLRPFPVSLGAASPVGADGWVSASGYEFTIQGDTEIARLLQAARALGVGVPHFGLYGNAKVNVAVVGDWKGFVQPTAVGTAQLRAVRAEVPGIASPVQIASAMATLSQNEIRLQSIVASVDTLNMTGTATVPRHCEGGESCVTRFDLQADELSVAKLNDLLNPRLKRRPWYRFFGRETENSILAAIQATGHIGAKRASVGAVTATRFSSDFALQNGKVQLHNLQADALGGHHAGEWQADFTGSTPKYAGQGTLSRASLAQVAALRKETWGTGTLSTRYKAQMQGWTGEELLRSLAGNGAIELNDSTLRHVALDGKGTPLHIRRYSAKSSLEKGTLRLEQSKLETVSGIYEVSGTASLDQALELQLTRADGTAFKLTGTLEKPQVATVPAPPAAEASLNR; encoded by the coding sequence ATGTCGCGACCTCGGGGCGGGCACGTAGCACTCGCAATCATCGTCGTTATCCTCCTTGGAATTTTTGTGCCACCATTCGTCAACGTGAACCGTTACCGGGTTCGCATTGCAGACGCGCTCAGTGGAGCGCTCGGCCGGCCCGTCACAGTCGAGCAGATAAGCTTGCGACTGCTACCGCAACCGGGCTTCGACATGCAGAACGTCGTTGTCGGCGATGATCCGGCGTTCAGCGCCGAACCGATGCTGACCGCAGAGGAAGTGACGGCCAACCTGCGCATAAGTTCCCTTTGGCGCGGACGGCTGGAAATCGCGCGTTTGAGCCTGAAGTATCCGAGCTTGAACCTGGTCTTTACGCCACAAGGGAAATTGAATCTGGAGTCGCTCCTGTGGCGCGCATCGCGCACCTCGGCTGCGCCTACGACGGCGAAGCCGCAGGGCAGAATCCGCTTCCCTTACATCGGAGTAGTCGGCGGACGGATCAACATCAAGTTTGGATTGGAGAAGCAGGTTTTTGCTCTGACCGATGCCGACTTCGCAATCTGGAGTCCATGGGAAGACGAGTGGCGCATGCGTCTGGAAGCTCATCCGATGCGCACCGACGTTGCCATCAATGACACGGGCACGCTGCGCGCCGAGGGCAGCTTCCACAGGGCAGAACTGCTGGCGAACATTCCGTTGAATGTGCGCTGGTCGCTTGAGCGCGGCCAGTTGGGCCAGATCACAAAACTGATTTACGGCCGTGACCGCGGCTGGCGCGGCACAGTCGCGATCAGCGGCACCGTAACCGGCGTAGCAGGGATTCCGAAGCTGGCATTCGATGCGGATCTCCAGGACTTCCGCCGATACGACATTGTTGGTGGCGAGCCGCTGCGGGTGCGAGCGCAATGTTCCGGCGATTATCAACACGGCAGAAAGGGTGAGGCCGGGGGTTATGGCTCGTGCCGCATACCGCTTGGCAGCGGAACCGTCGTGCTCGATACGATGCTCTTCCGTGATCACCCGGCCGAGTTCACGCTTGGCGCCAGGTTGGTGGACGTTCCGGCTGACGCGCTGGCCGCGCTGGCAAAACACGCAAAACGTGACCTCCCGCCCGACCTTACCGCCTCCGGAGTCGTAAACGGCACATTCAAGGTTTCGAGGCTGGCAACCGGCGCGAGCGAGTTTCGCGGCGATGGCCGTGCCTCTGCACTGGTGCTGAAGTCGAGTTTCCTTGAGAAGGACCTCGCCATCGGCAATGTTGATCTTGTCGCGATTACGCCTTCACGTAATGTCAAAGCGAGCGCGAAAGCCGCACTGGTTCAACCGCGACTTGATTTGCGTCCCTTCCCTGTTTCGCTGGGCGCAGCATCGCCAGTGGGTGCGGACGGATGGGTGAGCGCCAGTGGCTACGAGTTCACCATCCAGGGAGACACTGAAATCGCACGCCTGTTGCAAGCCGCCCGTGCGCTGGGCGTCGGCGTGCCACACTTCGGCCTGTACGGTAATGCAAAGGTGAATGTCGCCGTTGTCGGCGACTGGAAGGGATTTGTGCAGCCCACGGCTGTCGGCACGGCTCAGTTGCGTGCCGTGCGGGCGGAGGTGCCGGGTATCGCAAGTCCGGTTCAAATCGCCTCGGCAATGGCAACCCTTTCACAAAACGAAATCCGCCTCCAAAGCATCGTGGCCTCCGTCGACACCCTGAATATGACTGGAACGGCAACTGTGCCCCGCCATTGCGAAGGGGGCGAAAGTTGCGTAACGCGCTTCGATCTGCAAGCCGACGAACTGAGTGTCGCCAAACTGAACGACTTGCTGAACCCACGCTTGAAACGCCGGCCGTGGTATCGGTTCTTTGGACGCGAGACGGAAAACTCCATTCTTGCGGCCATCCAGGCCACAGGCCACATCGGTGCGAAACGCGCCTCCGTTGGGGCGGTGACCGCAACGCGTTTCAGTAGTGATTTCGCTTTGCAGAACGGGAAGGTACAGCTTCACAACCTGCAAGCCGATGCCCTCGGCGGACATCACGCCGGTGAGTGGCAGGCCGATTTCACAGGTTCGACTCCGAAATATGCAGGGCAGGGTACGCTGTCTCGCGCCTCGCTAGCCCAGGTTGCTGCATTGCGCAAAGAGACCTGGGGAACAGGCACACTCTCCACGCGGTACAAGGCACAGATGCAGGGCTGGACGGGTGAAGAACTGCTGCGCTCGCTTGCGGGCAATGGCGCGATCGAGTTGAACGACAGCACGCTGCGCCATGTGGCGCTCGACGGCAAGGGCACGCCGCTGCACATTCGCCGCTACAGCGCAAAATCGTCGCTGGAGAAGGGCACGCTGCGCCTGGAGCAAAGCAAATTGGAGACGGTTTCCGGCATCTATGAAGTGAGCGGCACAGCCTCTCTTGATCAAGCCCTTGAACTGCAGCTTACGCGAGCGGATGGAACCGCCTTCAAACTGACCGGTACGCTGGAAAAGCCGCAGGTGGCGACCGTGCCCGCGCCTCCGGCAGCCGAGGCATCTCTCAATCGATGA
- a CDS encoding acyltransferase produces MPKYEYRNVVPTHAAENSYLEWIAQLDREFANPGPNHRSVVVRDALHEIYLGRPYKEVTLADSLAEQTLLHSFDPRNATLEPEYYGDVDAQKYAERKPLIWFWMMYDRSPLAINHWLGYRVRYMLAKHVLKHVGKNVKIFHGVEISFGYNLTIEDNCVIHKYVLLDDRGEIIIHEGSSISDYANIYSHSHDLNDSMIVTNSLTEIGPHARVTYHSTVLSGVRVGEHGLVGSMGVASKNVEDFHIVGGIPAKTLKVKSIADSEIAGKPNK; encoded by the coding sequence ATGCCCAAATACGAATACCGTAACGTTGTTCCAACTCATGCCGCAGAAAACTCCTACCTGGAGTGGATCGCGCAGCTCGACCGTGAGTTCGCTAATCCCGGCCCCAATCACCGCAGCGTAGTCGTACGCGATGCCTTGCACGAGATTTATCTAGGGCGTCCGTACAAAGAAGTCACCTTAGCCGATTCGCTCGCTGAGCAGACGCTGCTTCACTCGTTCGATCCTCGCAACGCGACCCTTGAGCCTGAGTACTATGGCGATGTTGACGCGCAGAAATATGCCGAGCGCAAACCGCTGATCTGGTTCTGGATGATGTACGATCGTTCCCCGCTGGCTATCAATCACTGGCTCGGCTACCGCGTTCGCTACATGCTGGCAAAACACGTTCTGAAACATGTGGGCAAGAACGTCAAAATTTTCCACGGCGTTGAAATCTCGTTCGGCTACAACCTGACGATTGAGGACAATTGCGTCATCCATAAGTACGTTTTGCTCGACGATCGTGGCGAGATCATCATCCACGAAGGCTCCTCAATTTCTGATTACGCCAACATCTATTCGCACTCGCACGACCTGAACGATTCCATGATCGTGACCAATTCGTTGACGGAGATAGGCCCGCACGCTCGTGTGACATACCACTCCACGGTGCTGAGCGGCGTTCGCGTCGGCGAGCATGGGCTTGTGGGCTCGATGGGTGTAGCATCAAAAAACGTCGAGGACTTCCACATCGTTGGCGGCATTCCGGCTAAGACGCTGAAGGTTAAGTCGATCGCAGACTCCGAAATCGCCGGCAAACCTAACAAGTAA
- a CDS encoding site-2 protease family protein, protein MTLQHVDIFFQIVAFLFAISIHESAHAWMASRCGDPTARMLGRVTLNPLRHIDPIGTVVLPALAMISGFPVIGWAKPTPVDPRNFRNPVRDDVLTSVAGPVSNFIVVLGSVAALAAISLTSASGNAVVKNLSSGFLTDVNGLMPLTLMVYEFMQINILLGIFNLIPVPPLDGSHVLRHLLPESIRNAYDRVGMLGIIVLMLFGGRFLGKLLFPVVSFFNAILAKL, encoded by the coding sequence ATGACACTGCAGCACGTCGATATTTTTTTTCAGATCGTAGCGTTTCTGTTTGCGATCAGCATTCATGAGTCAGCGCACGCGTGGATGGCCTCGCGCTGCGGCGACCCTACGGCTCGCATGTTAGGCCGTGTCACACTGAATCCGCTGCGGCATATAGATCCTATCGGGACAGTCGTACTCCCTGCGCTGGCCATGATTAGCGGCTTCCCGGTGATTGGATGGGCTAAACCGACGCCGGTCGATCCGCGCAATTTCAGGAATCCGGTGCGCGATGATGTTCTGACTTCTGTCGCCGGGCCGGTAAGCAACTTCATCGTCGTGCTCGGGTCTGTGGCAGCTCTGGCGGCGATCTCGCTTACATCGGCTTCGGGCAACGCAGTCGTAAAGAATCTCTCTTCTGGCTTCCTAACGGACGTTAACGGCCTGATGCCGTTGACCTTGATGGTTTACGAGTTCATGCAGATCAACATCCTGCTAGGGATTTTCAACTTGATCCCTGTGCCTCCGCTGGATGGAAGCCATGTGTTGCGCCATCTGTTGCCAGAGTCGATCCGGAACGCGTACGACCGCGTAGGCATGCTGGGCATCATCGTGCTGATGCTCTTTGGCGGGCGCTTCCTTGGGAAGTTGCTGTTCCCTGTTGTTAGTTTTTTCAATGCCATTTTGGCGAAACTGTAA
- the trpS gene encoding tryptophan--tRNA ligase: MSDTHVNDLKPRVLSGIRPTGKLHLGHYVGALRNWVRLQENYDCFFFAADWHALTTDYADTSGVKQSTIEIVIDWLAAGLDPEKCTMFIQSHVPQHAELHLMFSMVTPLGWLERVPTYKEQRENLKEKDLGTYGFLGYPLLMSADILLYRAAYVPVGEDQVPHVELTREVARRFNQFFPKQDGVPEEKRVYVFPEPKPLLTPTPKLPGTDGRKMSKSYGNFISLSDPEPVVRQKLKTMVTDPARVRRTDPGNPDVCPVGDLHKIFSDQETLAWVDVGCRTAGIGCIECKSRAADHLLKVLNPMQERRRPFEQNPKLAWDILEAGSAKAREAAAETMEHVREAMQLSHQYEAPKAEANKAEGAK; this comes from the coding sequence ATGTCGGATACTCACGTGAATGATTTGAAGCCGCGCGTCCTGAGTGGAATACGCCCGACGGGCAAACTGCACCTTGGCCACTATGTTGGCGCTTTGCGCAATTGGGTGCGTTTGCAAGAAAACTACGACTGCTTCTTTTTCGCCGCCGACTGGCATGCGCTGACGACGGACTACGCCGACACTTCTGGCGTGAAGCAGAGCACGATTGAGATCGTGATCGATTGGCTCGCGGCCGGACTCGATCCCGAAAAGTGCACCATGTTCATCCAGTCGCATGTTCCACAGCACGCCGAATTGCACCTGATGTTCTCGATGGTGACGCCACTCGGATGGCTGGAGCGCGTTCCGACGTATAAAGAACAACGCGAGAATCTGAAAGAAAAAGACCTCGGCACGTACGGCTTCCTGGGATACCCGTTGCTGATGTCGGCGGACATTCTCCTGTACCGCGCGGCCTATGTTCCGGTCGGCGAAGACCAGGTGCCGCACGTGGAACTGACGCGTGAAGTCGCTCGCAGGTTCAACCAGTTTTTCCCGAAACAAGATGGCGTGCCGGAAGAGAAGAGAGTTTACGTATTTCCCGAGCCGAAACCGCTGTTGACGCCCACCCCAAAGCTGCCCGGCACGGATGGCCGCAAGATGTCGAAATCTTACGGCAACTTCATTTCGCTCAGCGATCCTGAGCCCGTGGTCCGGCAGAAGCTGAAGACGATGGTCACAGATCCTGCGCGCGTGCGCCGCACCGATCCTGGCAATCCGGATGTGTGTCCCGTAGGCGATCTGCACAAGATATTCAGCGACCAGGAAACGCTCGCATGGGTGGACGTGGGGTGCCGCACCGCTGGCATCGGCTGCATTGAATGCAAGAGCCGCGCCGCCGATCATCTGCTGAAGGTGCTGAACCCTATGCAGGAGCGACGCCGGCCTTTCGAGCAGAACCCGAAGCTGGCGTGGGACATTCTGGAGGCAGGTTCGGCAAAGGCGCGCGAAGCCGCCGCTGAAACCATGGAGCATGTTCGCGAAGCCATGCAGCTCTCGCATCAGTACGAGGCACCCAAGGCCGAAGCCAACAAAGCAGAGGGAGCGAAGTAG
- a CDS encoding segregation/condensation protein A — MSDSPKTHPANEPQQSAKVAATPASANKDSQDESPFSVSVGLLYDGPLDLLLDLVRKQNIDIYDIPIAQITAQYLAYVEHIKQIDVDVAAEFIYMASLLIHIKSKMLLPRDPDALAGEDDPRTELVNRLLEHERFKSAAQMLMQKQQIEEAVLTNPALREFKDAEGTEPELAADVIDLVKTFQKIIERAKERPQYNVDEESVSVGQMIEYVRRRLMVEDRPIRLRLLLRNVQTRQALICSFLAILELIRLQAVLARQDDVFGDIVLKKHTNFDSVLGETSTVHDDWR; from the coding sequence ATGAGCGACTCGCCCAAGACGCACCCGGCAAACGAGCCGCAGCAGTCAGCAAAGGTGGCTGCAACACCTGCTTCCGCGAACAAAGATTCGCAGGATGAGTCGCCCTTTTCCGTCAGCGTGGGCCTGCTCTATGATGGCCCGCTCGACCTTCTGCTCGACCTCGTTCGCAAGCAGAACATCGACATCTACGACATACCCATTGCGCAGATCACGGCGCAATACCTCGCTTACGTCGAACACATCAAGCAGATCGACGTGGATGTGGCGGCCGAATTCATCTACATGGCGTCGCTGCTCATCCACATAAAATCGAAGATGCTGCTGCCTCGCGATCCTGACGCGCTCGCAGGAGAGGACGATCCGCGCACGGAACTGGTAAACAGGCTGCTGGAGCACGAGCGCTTCAAAAGCGCGGCGCAGATGCTGATGCAGAAGCAGCAGATTGAAGAAGCCGTCCTGACGAATCCGGCGCTGAGAGAGTTCAAGGATGCCGAGGGTACGGAACCTGAGTTGGCGGCAGATGTCATCGACCTGGTGAAGACGTTCCAGAAGATTATCGAGCGGGCCAAGGAGCGTCCACAGTACAACGTGGACGAAGAAAGCGTCAGCGTTGGACAGATGATCGAGTACGTGCGACGTCGATTGATGGTGGAAGATCGCCCCATCAGGCTCAGGCTGTTGCTGCGCAACGTGCAGACGCGGCAGGCACTGATCTGCTCATTTCTCGCGATCCTGGAACTTATACGCCTGCAGGCGGTTTTGGCTCGGCAAGACGACGTTTTCGGCGACATCGTGCTGAAGAAGCACACCAATTTCGATAGCGTGCTGGGAGAAACCAGCACGGTGCACGACGACTGGCGTTAG